One stretch of Campylobacter sp. CCS1377 DNA includes these proteins:
- a CDS encoding putative transporter: protein MFKSFFLSKKWILWAYLGLFLLLFFLYIQTSLNVAINAWYNDFYNALQKPKITAIKLEFNEENFKDEFKITPALLRELNLNEDANESVVYEKAKAKKMQDLEQENTSRLNTQNEQNKINNDDEMSEKILLILKDNNFLEEQNLSKLSQMVKNALNKDERLSDDKLKSILQNAQKASAKAKANLENANFINKFAIFYYQKLLEYFFHTPAMIEKPYYDLSDFYALIFVFLAIAFPYVLIATINIYFASVYAFKWREAMTFSYLKFWKNKNDNIEGSSQRIQEDTYRFSKLVESLGLSFIRALMTLVAFVPILWGLSDMVSAGLFANLDKNSPFYFLKDTNGLLVYVALLISLGGLVISWFVGIKLPGLEYNNQKAEAAFRKELVYAEDDRLNYAKKETMIELFTGLKFNYKRLFLHYGYFNIWLYLFEQAIVIVPFIIMAPSLFGGLIMLGVVIQINNAFDQVRSSFSVFITNWTSITELRSIYKRLNEFEKNIEYKK, encoded by the coding sequence GTGTTTAAATCTTTTTTTCTATCTAAAAAATGGATCCTATGGGCTTATTTGGGACTTTTTTTACTTTTGTTTTTCTTATATATACAAACAAGTTTAAATGTTGCTATCAATGCTTGGTATAATGATTTTTATAATGCTTTACAAAAACCAAAAATTACGGCCATAAAACTAGAATTTAATGAAGAAAATTTCAAAGATGAGTTTAAAATCACCCCTGCTTTACTTAGGGAATTAAATTTAAATGAAGATGCCAATGAAAGCGTGGTTTATGAAAAAGCCAAAGCTAAAAAAATGCAAGATTTAGAACAAGAAAACACATCAAGACTTAATACTCAAAATGAGCAAAATAAAATCAACAATGATGATGAAATGAGCGAAAAAATCCTTTTGATTTTAAAAGATAATAATTTTTTAGAAGAACAAAATTTAAGCAAACTTAGCCAAATGGTAAAAAATGCCTTAAATAAAGATGAACGCCTAAGCGATGATAAACTAAAAAGCATTTTACAAAACGCACAAAAAGCCAGCGCAAAAGCTAAGGCAAATTTAGAAAATGCAAATTTTATCAATAAATTTGCGATTTTTTATTATCAAAAATTATTAGAGTATTTTTTTCATACTCCTGCTATGATAGAAAAGCCTTATTATGATTTGAGTGATTTTTACGCACTCATTTTTGTATTTTTAGCTATCGCTTTTCCTTATGTTTTAATCGCTACGATTAATATTTATTTTGCAAGTGTTTATGCTTTTAAATGGCGTGAAGCAATGACCTTTTCTTATCTTAAATTTTGGAAAAATAAAAATGATAATATAGAAGGAAGTTCGCAAAGAATTCAAGAAGATACTTATCGTTTTTCTAAGCTTGTTGAAAGTTTGGGGCTATCTTTTATAAGGGCTTTGATGACTTTGGTTGCTTTTGTACCTATCTTATGGGGTTTAAGCGATATGGTAAGTGCAGGATTGTTTGCAAATTTAGACAAAAATTCGCCTTTTTATTTTTTAAAAGATACAAATGGCTTGCTTGTTTATGTCGCACTTTTAATTTCTTTGGGCGGACTTGTTATCTCTTGGTTTGTAGGTATTAAACTGCCGGGACTTGAATACAACAATCAAAAAGCCGAAGCAGCTTTTAGAAAAGAATTAGTCTATGCAGAAGATGATCGTTTAAATTATGCTAAAAAAGAAACCATGATAGAGCTTTTTACAGGGCTTAAATTTAATTATAAAAGGCTTTTTTTACATTATGGTTATTTTAATATTTGGCTTTATTTATTTGAGCAAGCCATTGTTATCGTTCCTTTTATCATTATGGCACCTAGTCTTTTTGGCGGACTTATCATGCTTGGAGTTGTGATACAAATCAACAATGCCTTTGATCAAGTTAGAAGTTCTTTTAGTGTTTTTATCACAAATTGGACTAGTATCACCGAGCTTAGAAGCATTTATAAGCGTTTGAATGAATTTGAAAAAAATATTGAGTATAAAAAATAA
- a CDS encoding pimeloyl-ACP methyl esterase BioG family protein, with protein MKITHLIKNKNSKELILVFGGFASHPSHFLHLKSDKNVVLVCDYENLDFKFDLSPFSKITLIAFSMGVCVASKVLKDMEFSQKIAINGTNFGIDKLKGIHPVIFAKQIKKFELSSFKKALFKGRENEAKNFIFKDEKDLKTELEKLFEFALKECNKDFIWDKIYSSKTDEIFPPNALKNAFSKLIFLDEPHFAFFHFKTWDEI; from the coding sequence ATGAAAATAACTCATTTAATCAAAAATAAAAACTCAAAAGAGCTTATCTTAGTATTTGGTGGCTTTGCATCACATCCTAGCCATTTTTTGCATTTAAAAAGTGATAAAAATGTGGTTTTGGTTTGTGATTATGAAAATTTAGACTTTAAATTTGATTTAAGTCCTTTTTCTAAAATCACTCTTATAGCCTTTTCTATGGGTGTTTGCGTGGCAAGTAAAGTTTTAAAAGATATGGAGTTTTCGCAAAAAATTGCCATCAATGGCACAAATTTTGGCATAGATAAATTGAAAGGAATTCATCCTGTAATTTTTGCCAAGCAAATTAAAAAATTTGAACTTTCAAGCTTTAAAAAAGCCTTATTTAAAGGGCGCGAAAATGAAGCAAAAAATTTTATTTTTAAAGATGAAAAAGATTTAAAAACCGAGCTTGAAAAACTTTTCGAATTTGCCTTAAAAGAGTGTAACAAAGATTTTATTTGGGATAAAATTTACTCAAGTAAGACGGATGAAATTTTTCCGCCAAATGCTTTGAAAAACGCTTTTTCCAAGCTTATTTTTTTAGACGAACCGCATTTTGCTTTTTTTCATTTTAAAACTTGGGATGAAATTTGA
- a CDS encoding TonB-dependent receptor, whose translation MKKLSLICFISISFANLAFSEEIEFDTLDISGSKLKNEEKPFISPEAISTREGLSGGTQSIDSIIRSIPGAYTQVDQAQGGVSVNIRGMTGLGRVNTQIDGVTQTFFGSASDDSFHGQIGTSSFSAPIDKNFLIGVDITRGTFKGASGANALMGSANFRTIGVDDVVRDGNTFGFLGKYSYGSNAIGPNFMGTVAAKTLLENGASVGFLFGYSGQNLSQNYKVGGGGYIGDQQPPFDSDDDGIPDTNLPAPINPKNLYNQPRSQLIKAEYQSELIKAILSYRGYHNNLAGRKITNDTYQLDYRFTPNSNLLDLKFLMAYNDGKQKYNQGSTWGYHDMSGVKTKNRALTLDLSNTMSKEISLESNFYLTYGLNLLNNHYSNDFPRDRVLLPYILTAFYPKGEQDIKTFYIDTSYTYGIFTLNSNINWLDADLSGYKGVCSIYNSYCQPKTAGNIEKNYKNFNYSFVFSANMHPLFNPFISYSKSHRIPNVQEYFFTHDAGFEHNMNTFLKQESANTYQIGFNSFTHGLLKDDDTFGLKVLYYDTSVKNYIYNRRYWQKADDAIFVMQLNDDEKAKFNGVELEFRYDMGVFYSTLSYTYQKSKHKFSDTESLETGGAQSGQSQFAQLPEHYANLDIGVRLLEEKLNIGAIAKYTGKAKRIAPIGSLEDDPSNPDAMAPLKTTDDLPKIPTIIDLYASYELFKNFNIKAEVQNLFDENYMDALYAYNTGDSQNAGGLFDPIFIYNNSARGRTFIVSFEYKY comes from the coding sequence ATGAAAAAATTAAGTTTAATTTGCTTTATTAGTATATCTTTTGCCAACTTGGCCTTTAGCGAAGAAATAGAATTTGATACCCTAGATATTTCTGGCTCAAAATTAAAAAATGAAGAAAAACCTTTCATAAGCCCAGAAGCAATAAGCACAAGGGAAGGATTAAGTGGCGGCACTCAAAGCATAGATTCTATCATCAGAAGCATACCAGGAGCCTATACACAAGTTGATCAAGCTCAAGGTGGAGTTTCTGTAAATATTCGTGGTATGACAGGCTTGGGTAGAGTAAATACGCAAATTGATGGGGTAACTCAAACTTTTTTTGGCTCTGCCAGTGATGATAGTTTTCATGGACAAATTGGAACTTCAAGTTTTAGCGCTCCTATTGATAAAAATTTCTTAATTGGCGTTGATATTACTAGGGGAACTTTTAAAGGAGCAAGCGGAGCAAATGCCCTAATGGGCTCGGCTAATTTTAGAACCATAGGTGTAGATGATGTGGTGCGCGATGGAAATACCTTTGGCTTTTTAGGAAAATATTCTTATGGAAGCAATGCTATAGGACCAAATTTCATGGGAACTGTGGCAGCTAAAACCTTACTTGAAAATGGTGCAAGTGTGGGATTTTTGTTTGGTTATAGTGGACAAAATCTTTCTCAAAACTACAAAGTCGGAGGTGGAGGTTATATAGGCGATCAGCAACCTCCATTTGATAGTGATGATGATGGAATTCCTGACACAAATTTACCTGCACCCATCAATCCAAAAAATCTCTACAATCAGCCAAGAAGTCAGCTCATTAAAGCAGAATACCAATCAGAGCTAATAAAAGCAATACTAAGTTATCGTGGTTATCATAATAATCTAGCAGGAAGAAAAATCACAAATGACACTTATCAGCTTGATTATCGTTTTACACCAAATTCAAATCTTTTGGATTTAAAATTTTTAATGGCTTATAATGATGGGAAACAAAAATATAATCAAGGTTCAACTTGGGGCTATCATGATATGAGTGGAGTAAAAACCAAAAATAGAGCCTTAACTCTTGATTTAAGCAATACAATGAGTAAAGAAATTAGCCTAGAGTCTAATTTTTATCTCACTTATGGACTTAATTTATTAAACAATCATTATAGTAATGATTTTCCGCGAGATAGAGTTTTACTTCCTTATATACTCACAGCCTTTTATCCAAAAGGCGAACAAGATATCAAAACTTTTTATATTGATACAAGCTATACCTATGGAATTTTTACCTTAAATTCAAATATAAATTGGCTTGATGCAGATTTGAGTGGCTATAAGGGAGTATGCAGCATATATAATTCTTATTGCCAACCTAAAACTGCTGGAAATATTGAAAAAAATTACAAAAATTTCAATTATTCTTTTGTATTTTCAGCTAATATGCACCCATTGTTTAATCCCTTCATCTCGTATTCAAAAAGCCATAGAATTCCAAATGTTCAAGAATACTTCTTCACTCACGATGCAGGATTTGAGCACAATATGAACACTTTTTTAAAACAAGAAAGTGCCAATACCTACCAAATAGGCTTTAACTCTTTTACACATGGGCTTTTAAAAGATGATGATACTTTTGGCTTAAAAGTACTTTATTATGATACTTCGGTAAAAAATTATATTTACAATAGAAGATATTGGCAAAAGGCTGACGATGCCATTTTTGTAATGCAGCTTAATGATGATGAAAAGGCAAAATTTAACGGCGTTGAGCTTGAATTTAGATATGATATGGGAGTTTTTTACTCCACGCTATCTTATACCTATCAAAAATCCAAACACAAATTCTCAGACACAGAGTCTTTAGAAACCGGAGGCGCACAATCGGGTCAAAGCCAGTTTGCTCAACTTCCAGAGCATTATGCAAATCTTGATATAGGGGTAAGACTGCTAGAAGAAAAGCTTAATATAGGAGCAATAGCCAAATACACAGGAAAAGCAAAAAGAATAGCCCCTATTGGAAGTTTAGAAGATGATCCAAGTAATCCAGATGCTATGGCGCCACTTAAAACCACAGATGATTTGCCTAAAATACCTACCATAATCGATCTTTATGCAAGTTATGAGCTTTTTAAAAATTTTAATATCAAAGCAGAAGTGCAAAATTTATTCGATGAAAATTATATGGACGCACTTTATGCTTACAATACAGGCGATAGTCAAAATGCAGGTGGACTTTTTGATCCTATATTTATTTACAACAACTCCGCTCGCGGTCGCACTTTTATAGTAAGTTTTGAATACAAATATTAA
- a CDS encoding pyridoxal phosphate-dependent aminotransferase family protein has translation MSLENILETLAKNHNLRSLTPLKHDGNFVFKNDIKLLNLAGNDYLNLSSSKTLKDEFLSTLKDENLFFSSSSSRSLSGNFEIYEEFESFLKTKFKEKEILHFNSGYHLNISCIAALASIPNTLFLADKLIHASMIDGLGISGAKFFRFRHNDMEHLENLIKKHYENYEQIIILSEALFSMDGDFCDFKALVAFKEKYPKIKLYIDEAHSVGCFGDDGLGLVKALNLETKVDFLVFTFGKAIASMGACMICEKPFKNFFINKARAFIYSTALPPINVAWTKFIFEKMSKFKEKRENLQSLAEFFKNKFIQKNHQILGDSYIISLLLGENKKAIEVAKKLETNGIFAPAIKEPTVAKNTARIRFSLHAGLSKTDLEKAIELL, from the coding sequence ATGAGTCTTGAAAATATCTTAGAAACTCTTGCAAAAAATCACAATCTTAGAAGTCTAACACCTCTAAAACACGATGGAAATTTCGTTTTTAAAAATGACATTAAGCTTTTAAATTTAGCGGGAAATGATTATTTAAATTTAAGCTCTTCTAAAACTTTAAAAGATGAATTTTTAAGTACTTTAAAAGATGAAAATCTGTTTTTTTCAAGTTCAAGTTCAAGAAGCTTGAGTGGAAATTTTGAAATTTATGAAGAATTTGAAAGCTTTTTAAAAACCAAATTTAAAGAAAAAGAAATTCTACATTTTAATAGCGGTTATCATCTAAATATCTCTTGTATTGCCGCACTTGCAAGTATCCCAAATACACTTTTTTTGGCTGATAAGCTTATCCATGCGAGTATGATTGATGGGCTTGGAATTAGTGGAGCGAAATTTTTTCGTTTTCGTCACAACGATATGGAGCATTTGGAAAATTTAATCAAAAAACATTATGAAAATTATGAACAAATCATCATTTTAAGCGAAGCATTATTTAGCATGGATGGTGATTTTTGTGATTTTAAGGCTTTGGTTGCCTTTAAAGAAAAATACCCTAAAATAAAACTTTACATCGATGAAGCCCATAGTGTGGGGTGTTTTGGTGATGATGGTTTGGGGCTTGTTAAGGCTTTAAATTTGGAAACAAAGGTTGATTTTTTGGTTTTTACCTTTGGTAAGGCCATTGCTTCTATGGGGGCTTGTATGATTTGCGAAAAGCCTTTTAAAAACTTTTTTATCAACAAAGCAAGGGCTTTTATTTATTCCACTGCACTGCCACCTATTAATGTAGCTTGGACGAAATTTATTTTTGAAAAAATGAGTAAATTTAAAGAAAAAAGAGAAAATTTACAAAGCTTGGCAGAGTTTTTTAAAAACAAGTTCATACAAAAAAATCATCAAATTTTAGGCGATAGCTATATCATTTCTTTGCTTTTAGGAGAAAATAAAAAAGCCATAGAAGTGGCAAAAAAACTCGAAACAAATGGTATTTTTGCCCCAGCTATTAAAGAGCCAACCGTGGCTAAAAATACAGCTAGAATTCGCTTTTCCTTACATGCAGGACTTAGTAAGACAGATTTAGAGAAAGCGATAGAACTTTTATGA
- a CDS encoding saccharopine dehydrogenase family protein — translation MKNLLIIGAGGVSRVATVKCAMNSNTFSKITLASRTKSKCDEIAAFIKERLGIEIQTEQIDADDTTAVVELIKKTGAEILLNVALPYQDLTLMDACIQTNIHYVDTANYEHPDLAKFEYKEQWARNDKFKQAGILGLLGSGFDPGVTNVFCAYAQQNLFDEISYIDILDCNAGDHGYAFATNFNPEINLREVSAKGRYWENGEWIETQPMEIKMEWDYPEVGVKDSYLLYHEELESLVKNIKGLKRIRFFMTFGQSYLTHMKCLENVGMLGIKPIMHQGKEIVPIEFLKTLLPDPASLGPRTKGFTNIGCVIRGIKDGKDKQVYIYNVCNHEECYKETGAQAVSYTTGVPAMIGTKLVAKGIWQGKGVFNMEEFDAKPFMDELNIQGLPWKIIEMTPSLGE, via the coding sequence ATGAAAAATCTTTTAATCATAGGCGCAGGCGGAGTAAGCCGTGTAGCCACCGTAAAATGTGCAATGAATTCTAATACTTTTAGCAAAATTACCTTAGCTAGTAGAACTAAAAGCAAATGTGATGAAATAGCAGCTTTTATAAAAGAGCGTTTGGGTATAGAAATTCAAACTGAGCAAATAGATGCAGATGACACCACTGCTGTTGTAGAACTTATCAAAAAAACAGGAGCTGAAATTTTACTCAATGTGGCTTTGCCTTATCAGGATCTTACTTTAATGGATGCGTGTATTCAAACTAATATCCACTATGTAGATACTGCAAATTACGAACATCCTGATTTAGCAAAATTCGAATATAAAGAACAATGGGCAAGAAATGATAAGTTTAAGCAAGCAGGAATTTTAGGGCTTTTAGGAAGCGGTTTTGATCCTGGTGTTACAAATGTTTTTTGTGCTTATGCACAGCAAAATTTATTTGATGAGATTTCTTACATAGATATATTAGATTGCAATGCAGGTGATCATGGTTATGCTTTTGCGACTAATTTTAATCCTGAAATTAATTTAAGAGAAGTTTCTGCTAAGGGGCGTTACTGGGAAAATGGTGAATGGATAGAAACACAGCCTATGGAAATAAAAATGGAATGGGATTATCCTGAAGTAGGTGTAAAAGATAGCTATTTGCTTTATCATGAAGAGCTTGAAAGCTTGGTAAAAAATATCAAAGGCCTAAAAAGAATTCGCTTTTTTATGACTTTTGGACAAAGCTATCTTACTCACATGAAATGTCTTGAAAATGTTGGAATGCTAGGTATTAAACCTATAATGCATCAAGGAAAAGAAATTGTGCCGATTGAATTTTTAAAAACCTTACTTCCTGATCCTGCAAGTTTGGGTCCTCGCACAAAAGGTTTTACAAATATTGGTTGTGTGATCCGTGGTATTAAAGATGGCAAAGATAAACAAGTTTATATTTATAATGTTTGCAATCACGAAGAATGCTATAAAGAAACTGGCGCACAAGCAGTAAGCTATACAACAGGCGTTCCTGCAATGATAGGCACAAAATTAGTCGCTAAAGGAATTTGGCAAGGTAAAGGTGTGTTTAATATGGAAGAATTTGACGCTAAGCCTTTTATGGATGAGTTAAATATTCAAGGGCTACCTTGGAAAATCATCGAAATGACTCCAAGTTTGGGAGAATAA
- a CDS encoding energy transducer TonB: MIFKISLSVSLFLHILVFSLLFFTPSFNKNLNSGLNLKQGEKFESIMIISELPIGEVKEVSINQKQSIQSQNTKINHKPSSISNDFLKEKTKLQASAEFSHKITEKNKKENSITNNTNSPNSKAKDQSLSAPIKSEEKITQTLVSGNAKKQIQNYQAVLMAHLLKFQRYPKEALINKQEGKVNIKVSIDELGNVTSKNIKKLCPHSILNNEAINLITRASPLPKPPQEMLKNSNQITFILPINYNIKDFLNKK, from the coding sequence ATGATTTTCAAAATAAGCTTAAGTGTATCTTTATTTTTGCATATTTTGGTTTTTTCTTTGTTATTTTTTACGCCCTCTTTTAACAAAAATTTAAACAGTGGGCTCAATCTCAAACAGGGTGAAAAATTCGAATCCATAATGATAATTTCAGAACTTCCTATAGGAGAAGTCAAAGAGGTTTCAATCAATCAAAAACAAAGCATACAAAGTCAAAATACAAAGATAAATCATAAGCCAAGCTCTATTAGCAATGATTTTTTAAAAGAAAAAACAAAACTACAAGCCAGTGCTGAATTTTCACACAAAATCACAGAAAAAAACAAAAAAGAAAATTCCATCACAAACAACACCAATTCGCCTAATTCTAAAGCAAAGGATCAAAGCCTAAGTGCACCCATAAAAAGCGAGGAAAAAATAACACAAACCCTAGTAAGCGGAAATGCTAAAAAGCAAATTCAAAACTATCAAGCTGTGCTTATGGCACATTTGCTAAAATTTCAAAGGTATCCCAAGGAAGCACTCATCAACAAACAAGAAGGAAAGGTTAATATCAAAGTGAGTATCGATGAGTTGGGCAATGTAACGAGTAAAAACATAAAAAAATTATGCCCACATTCTATTTTAAACAACGAAGCTATAAATCTCATAACAAGAGCATCACCTTTGCCAAAACCACCTCAAGAAATGCTTAAAAATTCAAACCAAATCACCTTTATTTTGCCGATTAATTACAATATCAAGGATTTTTTAAATAAAAAATAA
- a CDS encoding ChaN family lipoprotein: MAKFLLAFSVLLFYACTGLNTQKPLKENENFYILSSANKTQISFDDFFNELLKNDIILLGERHDEPKHKASEIMIIQALNEYCSKHKISLDIAFEMFASANQTKLNKAKQNKNTITPSELQTELNWDKAWDYKAYQELINLTFYSDMNLLGANLSKEEIKQIYNGVVPLNGNLSTQIAVKEQIKNLISLTHELKDENMLTKLVEIQQFKDRRMADILVHNPNKIVLIAGKFHVSKKIGIPLHIKDFKSDKKVAVVIFNFDKNDLEYQDADYIFVYGERK, encoded by the coding sequence ATGGCAAAATTTTTACTTGCTTTTAGCGTATTATTATTTTATGCTTGCACAGGACTTAACACACAAAAACCATTGAAGGAAAATGAGAATTTCTACATTCTCTCAAGTGCAAATAAAACTCAAATTTCATTTGATGATTTTTTCAATGAGCTCTTGAAAAACGATATCATCTTACTAGGAGAAAGACACGATGAACCCAAACACAAAGCAAGTGAAATAATGATTATACAAGCTTTAAATGAGTATTGCTCCAAGCACAAAATTTCTCTTGATATAGCATTTGAAATGTTTGCAAGCGCCAACCAAACAAAGCTTAACAAGGCTAAGCAAAACAAAAATACTATCACACCTTCAGAACTTCAAACGGAGTTAAATTGGGATAAAGCTTGGGATTATAAAGCATATCAAGAGCTTATTAATCTAACATTTTATTCTGATATGAATTTACTTGGTGCAAATTTATCTAAAGAAGAAATCAAACAAATTTATAATGGCGTAGTGCCTTTAAATGGCAATTTATCGACACAAATTGCCGTAAAAGAGCAAATTAAAAATTTAATTTCACTTACTCATGAGTTAAAAGATGAAAATATGCTCACAAAACTCGTAGAAATTCAGCAATTTAAAGACAGAAGAATGGCAGATATCTTAGTGCATAACCCAAACAAAATCGTGTTGATTGCAGGAAAATTTCATGTGAGCAAAAAAATAGGCATCCCCTTGCATATAAAAGATTTTAAAAGCGATAAAAAAGTCGCTGTGGTGATATTTAATTTTGATAAAAATGATTTAGAATATCAAGATGCTGATTATATATTCGTCTATGGGGAAAGAAAATGA
- a CDS encoding MotA/TolQ/ExbB proton channel family protein, with translation MKKISQMIILLFLLANVLLANDANLTQVSAEQTINLSFKDLYFHAHIIVKIVIWILVLFSVLTWAIFIYKFITYAKYFKILKQDRQFFKDAKFHNLCLNDKSLALQFYKEIQDELEKSSIYDKNLKNRIEQRLKLKSLNIITQVKKSVSFLASVGSSAPFIGLFGTVWGIMHSFINIAKAQNASLNIVAPGIAEALFATALGLVVAIPAVLFYNYLLKLNTHFSHLLNENIITLYLLFDRENTSKEQQ, from the coding sequence ATGAAAAAAATATCACAAATGATTATCTTGCTTTTTTTACTGGCAAATGTTTTATTGGCAAATGATGCCAATCTAACCCAAGTAAGTGCTGAACAAACAATAAATTTAAGTTTTAAAGACTTGTATTTTCACGCACATATTATCGTTAAAATAGTTATATGGATACTCGTTTTATTTTCTGTGCTCACTTGGGCGATTTTTATTTATAAATTCATCACTTATGCTAAATATTTTAAAATTTTAAAGCAAGATAGGCAATTTTTTAAAGACGCTAAATTTCATAATTTATGTCTTAATGATAAAAGTCTTGCTTTGCAATTTTACAAAGAAATTCAAGATGAGTTAGAAAAATCATCCATTTATGATAAAAATTTAAAAAACCGTATAGAACAAAGACTAAAACTTAAATCACTAAACATCATCACACAAGTCAAAAAAAGTGTGTCTTTTTTAGCTTCAGTTGGCTCAAGTGCTCCATTTATAGGACTATTTGGAACAGTCTGGGGTATAATGCATAGTTTTATCAATATCGCCAAAGCACAAAATGCGAGCTTAAACATAGTTGCACCTGGAATTGCTGAAGCTTTATTTGCTACAGCTTTAGGATTAGTCGTTGCAATACCTGCTGTTTTATTTTACAATTATCTATTAAAACTCAATACCCATTTTTCACATTTATTAAACGAAAACATCATTACACTTTACCTACTATTTGATAGAGAAAATACTTCAAAGGAGCAACAATGA
- a CDS encoding biopolymer transporter ExbD, producing MIYIQEEEELSEINVTPFIDIMLVLLIIFMAVTPIITNSIKVELPKSSKQNEEKPKNPIVVYLNEKDEIAINETIINADNLALIINEKSKNNKEQIIYFHIDKSVQYDKIIRLMDKIKEQGYTKIALVSQKENAK from the coding sequence ATGATTTACATTCAAGAAGAGGAAGAATTAAGCGAAATTAATGTAACGCCTTTTATAGATATCATGCTTGTTTTGCTTATCATTTTCATGGCAGTTACACCAATTATAACAAATTCAATTAAAGTCGAACTTCCAAAAAGCTCCAAGCAAAACGAAGAAAAACCCAAAAACCCCATCGTTGTCTATCTTAATGAAAAAGATGAAATTGCCATTAATGAAACCATAATTAACGCAGACAACCTAGCTTTAATTATCAACGAAAAAAGCAAAAACAATAAAGAGCAAATCATATATTTTCACATCGACAAATCAGTTCAATACGATAAAATCATACGCTTGATGGATAAAATCAAAGAACAAGGATACACCAAAATAGCCCTAGTTTCCCAAAAGGAAAATGCAAAATGA
- the sodB gene encoding superoxide dismutase [Fe], with translation MFELRQLPYDTNAFGDFLSAETFNYHHGKHHQTYVNNLNNLIKDTQFVGKELVDIIKTSNGGIFNNAAQVYNHDFYFDCITPNACEVKGDLKAALEKEFGSLDNFKAEFIKGATGVFGSGWFWLVYNTKNQKLEFVGTSNAATPITEDKIPLLVVDVWEHAYYVDHRNARPAYLEKFYTHINWDFVAKAYEWALKEGMGSVSFYANELHPIK, from the coding sequence ATGTTTGAATTAAGACAATTACCTTATGACACCAATGCTTTTGGCGATTTTTTAAGTGCTGAAACCTTTAATTATCATCATGGAAAACACCATCAAACCTATGTGAATAATCTTAACAATCTCATCAAAGATACACAATTTGTCGGTAAAGAACTTGTTGATATTATCAAAACTTCAAATGGTGGAATTTTCAATAATGCAGCTCAAGTTTATAATCACGATTTTTATTTTGACTGCATTACTCCAAATGCCTGTGAAGTAAAAGGCGATTTAAAAGCGGCTTTAGAAAAAGAATTTGGCTCTTTGGATAATTTCAAAGCTGAGTTTATCAAAGGTGCGACAGGAGTTTTTGGTTCTGGCTGGTTCTGGCTGGTTTATAACACCAAAAATCAAAAATTAGAATTTGTAGGCACTTCAAATGCAGCTACACCTATCACTGAAGATAAAATTCCTTTACTCGTTGTAGATGTTTGGGAACACGCTTATTATGTAGATCATCGCAATGCTCGTCCTGCTTATTTAGAGAAATTTTACACTCATATTAACTGGGATTTTGTTGCAAAAGCTTATGAATGGGCTTTAAAAGAGGGTATGGGATCAGTTAGTTTTTACGCAAACGAGCTTCATCCTATAAAATAA